A section of the Hevea brasiliensis isolate MT/VB/25A 57/8 chromosome 17, ASM3005281v1, whole genome shotgun sequence genome encodes:
- the LOC110647874 gene encoding uncharacterized protein LOC110647874 — MDLWVFGAAAAAGYIAKHWQYVSRVRDSLLEPGPSKCEKNETPSCPFRRLTRRRKLAENTSTGERLSDMYKLDDASEAEGSTSGYEDNVLSFSSLSLGFSTDENLKESEGGNVVGGDMGDNSGGPCISEVNFFNDSTRKRSSLRTKHIYGHFIKPLSSLESCLMAQLYKEHTKMEEYVLRVFPSPSTTKRPLLVIDGNQTINRVNGHSFSAQISTDNNRLHKEENVCGVPPLPKTSALDASNKIKSKTGKGHDKRYSNFHKAGSERRFDSQNGSFDQTILFCLGICVGIASSLLANRREVNKLKNFLKQKENLVQDLQEELEMKDSLTVKELADENYESQGTCENAFHYRAPIPVVSVHNMDSSINNDGKESPYEKAEETSEDMSKIEAELEAELERLGLNMNLSNLERRLSDLVELDSDFVADFAQGELREDMVNGRTVVELESDRDASGTSTTHTGNYTVSPRELSLCLHEVIQSRLEKRVKKLEMALQNSERKLQLRESERKNVSSKLSNGELRYSSGEETEENFNSTAQPLVMNLSGEALDAYNEAYEELMKINESEEDDSPSWVYENNHEGGIPPFNESILWGQNGAANDSLTHLTSNKEKPSRELYFNQLKASMERNPGIQELLYDGASEDENSDCSDEMEKQLIQQIVEKTRNGSPVVQNAQRWLFSMDDE; from the exons ATGGATTTGTGGGTTTTTGGAGCAGCTGCTGCTGCTGGATACATTGCTAAACATTGGCAATATGTTTCAAGGGTTAGGGATAGTTTATTGGAGCCTGGGCCCTCCAAATGTGAGAAAAATGAAACCCCCAGCTGCCCCTTCCGCAGATTGACTCGGAGAAGGAAATTGGCAGAAAATACTTCTACAGGTGAGAGATTGTCAGATATGTACAAGTTAGATGATGCTTCAGAAGCAGAAGGTTCTACTAGTGGTTATGAGGACAATGTGCTGTCCTTCTCAAGCTTGTCACTTGGATTCTCAACAGATGAAAACCTAAAAGAAAGTGAGGGTGGAAATGTGGTGGGTGGTGATATGGGTGATAATTCTGGTGGGCCTTGTATTAGTGAAGTGAATTTTTTTAATGATTCTACAAGGAAAAGAAGCTCTCTTAGAACCAAACATATATATGGTCATTTTATTAAACCTTTGAGTTCCCTAGAAAGTTGCCTAATGGCTCAGTTATACAAGGAACACACGAAAATGGAAGAGTATGTGCTTAGGGTCTTTCCTTCACCTTCTACAACTAAGAGGCCGCTGCTTGTAATTGATGGAAACCAAACAATTAACAGAGTGAATGGTCATTCTTTCAGTGCACAGATCAGTACTGACAATAATAGGCTGCATAAGGAGGAAAATGTGTGTGGGGTTCCTCCACTGCCAAAAACCAGCGCATTGGATGCTTCCAATAAGATTAAATCTAAGACAGGAAAGGGGCATGATAAAAGATACAGCAATTTCCATAAAGCAGGCAGTGAAAGGCGTTTTGATTCCCAAAATG ggtcatttgatcaaacaattttattttgtCTGGGCATTTGTGTTGGCATAGCCTCTTCTCTCCTAGCTAATAGAAGAGAAGTAAACAAGTTAAAAAACTTTTTGAAGCAAAAAGAGAACTTGGTTCAAGATCTGCAAGAGGAACTTGAGATGAAAGATTCATTGACAGTGAAAGAGCTAGCTGATGAGAACTATGAATCACAGGGTACATGTGAGAACGCATTTCACTACAGGGCACCAATTCCAGTTGTTTCTGTACACAATATGGATAGTTCAATAAACAATGATGGTAAAGAATCACCCTATGAGAAGGCTGAGGAGACTTCAGAAGACATGAGTAAAATTGAAGCAGAACTTGAAGCTGAACTTGAGAGATTGGGGCTAAACATGAATCTATCTAATTTGGAGAGAAGATTGTCTGATCTTGTTGAG CTTGACTCAGATTTTGTAGCAGACTTTGCTCAAGGTGAACTACGAGAAGACATGGTCAATGGGCGAACTGTTGTCGAACTTGAATCAGATAGAGATGCAAGTGGTACCTCAACAACTCACACTGGAAATTATACAGTTTCACCCCGAGAACTGAGCCTGTGTCTGCATGAAGTTATTCAATCCAGACTCGAAAAGCGTGTGAAGAAGCTTGAAATGGCCCTTCAAAACAGTGAGAGGAAGTTGCAACTCAGAGAATCTGAGCGTAAGAATGTTTCAAGTAAGTTGTCAAACGGTGAACTGAGGTACTCCTCTGGTGAAGAAACCGAAGAAAATTTCAATTCTACGGCCCAGCCTCTAGTTATGAATTTATCGGGGGAAGCTCTTGATGCTTACAATGAAGCATATGAAGAGCTAATGAAGATAAATGAGTCGGAAGAAGACGATTCACCATCTTGGGTTTATGAAAATAACCACGAAGGAGGCATACCTCCATTTAATGAGAGCATTTTGTGGGGCCAAAATGGTGCAGCAAATGATTCCTTGACTCATCTTACTTCCAATAAAGAAAAACCATCTAGAGAATTATACTTCAATCAGTTAAAGGCATCAATGGAGCGAAACCCGGGAATTCAGGAATTGCTTTATGATGGTGCAAGTGAAGATGAAAACAGCGATTGCAGTGATGAGATGGAGAAGCAGCTCATACAGCAAATTGTGGAGAAGACTAGGAATGGTTCTCCTGTAGTACAAAATGCACAGAGGTGGCTGTTTTCCATGGATGATGAATGA
- the LOC110647877 gene encoding glycine-rich RNA-binding protein 2, mitochondrial has translation MAFLSKVGSILRQTTSNQINNELSASRPSLYQAIRWMSSSKLFVGGVSYATDDTSLKEAFSKYGEVIEARIILDRETGRSRGFGFVTYTSSEEASSAIQALDGQDLHGRRIRVNYANDRARGSFGGGFGGGGYGIGGGGYGTGGGGGGYTNNYGGNYGGPGGNYGGEDTGGGSNHAGRNVGYAGGNAFDGSSTGAWDYGSGGGGNVAGGNVDESGAGNYAFARGSGGSDNFGSSNMGGRYDGNGGLGFGGGDDQFGGREGGSMDDAAGGYDQDKLLEGNFRDDDDDAGDLAKKV, from the exons ATGGCTTTTCTTAGTAAAGTTGGGAGTATACTGAGGCAGACAACCAGCAACCAGATCAATAATGAACTTTCTGCATCCAGGCCATCCCTCTATCAAGCAATACGATGGATGTCTTCTTCGAAACTTTTTGTTGGAg GTGTTTCTTATGCCACAGATGACACTTCCCTGAAGGAAGCTTTTAGTAAATATGGCGAGGTGATTGAAG CAAGAATCATTCTGGATCGAGAAACTGGTAGATCTAGAGGATTTGGCTTTGTTACTTACACATCCAGTGAGGAGGCCTCTAGCGCCATCCAGGCATTGGATGGACAG GATCTTCATGGTCGTCGTATCAGGGTGAATTATGCAAATGATAGAGCCCGTGGTAGCTTTGGAGGTGGCTTTGGTGGCGGAGGCTATGGCATTGGAGGAGGAGGATATGGCACAGGTGGAGGAGGAGGAGGCTATACAAACAATTATGGAGGTAATTATGGTGGTCCTGGTGGGAACTATGGAGGTGAAGACACTGGTGGTGGCAGCAACCATGCTGGTCGAAATGTTGGCTATGCTGGTGGAAACGCCTTTGATGGTAGTAGCACTGGAGCTTGGGATtatggtagtggtggtggtggtaacgTTGCTGGTGGAAACGTTGATGAAAGTGGTGCTGGGAATTATGCTTTTGCTCGTGGCAGTGGTGGCAGTGATAATTTTGGTAGCAGCAATATGGGTGGCAGGTATGATGGAAATGGTGGGTTGGGATTTGGTGGCGGTGATGATCAATTTGGTGGCCGTGAAGGTGGCAGCATGGATGATGCAGCTGGAGGATATGATCAAGATAAACTGTTGGAAGGAAATTTcagggatgatgatgatgatgctgGTGACTTGGCCAAAAAGGTGTGA